A genomic window from Desertifilum tharense IPPAS B-1220 includes:
- a CDS encoding sensor histidine kinase KdpD — protein sequence MLKQALNNLLANALKYSPEGSEVQLELIYQDRNAIFKVKDRGRGIALADQKHLFRPFYRSPNVGDAPGSGLGLAIVKKCVELQGGKILIESEVGVGTTAIVSIPLSPYQ from the coding sequence AATAATTTGCTGGCGAATGCACTAAAATATTCACCGGAGGGTAGTGAAGTTCAGCTTGAATTAATTTATCAGGATAGAAACGCAATTTTCAAGGTTAAAGATAGAGGTAGAGGCATTGCGTTAGCGGATCAAAAGCATCTTTTTAGACCTTTTTATCGATCGCCAAATGTTGGAGATGCGCCAGGAAGTGGTTTAGGGTTAGCAATTGTCAAAAAGTGCGTCGAGTTACAGGGTGGAAAGATTTTGATCGAAAGCGAAGTGGGTGTAGGGACAACTGCAATTGTGAGCATTCCCCTGTCTCCTTACCAATAA